TCCATCACTTCTTGCTCAAGCTTGTGAACCTGTTCCACGACTGCTTCGTCTGTCTCTCTCATAATAATTTCAAAGGTAGGCTCTAAGACCAGTTCCTTTGGTTGCTCTGCTGTTGTATTTACGACCAACTCCTGGACGTTTTCCGTTGCTTCCTCTTCCTGTTTTTCATTGGCTTTAACGATTGAAATACGCTGAACTGCCTCATCTACGACATAACTTCCTGAAAACACACCCGGTGTCACCCAATGAGACAGATCCCATTTTTTCCGTTTTTCCACAAGTCATCGCCTCCTGAAGCTTACATCTACGTAATATGTTATGACAGACAAGGAAAATAGGTACGTGTACGGTGACATAGAAAAAACCGCTTGATTTGGATGAAATCAAAGCGGTTGCCCGTGGTCTTTCATATTTGCTTGTCTGCGGAAGTTCAAGCTGTAAAGACGCGCTTGTTCTACAGTTGTTATCTGTTGCTTTTGCCATTCGAGCAAGATCCTGTCGATATAGCGGATGTGGAGCTTGCCGACGGTTGCAGCCTCACGCAAAGCGGTCAAAATCAACTCTTCCTGATAGCCGTCCTGTTCCGTCCACATATGGATGTTCTCCAATTCAAACGGCGCTAGCGGTCGGCCAAATGCCTGCTCAAAACGAGCATAAATGGCAACAGGTTCGGCATCCAGAGAAACGGCCACTTCCATAAAAGGGTCCATGCTTCTCGGGTCTACTTGCTGCTCCCGCCAGGTCTGGTACAGCTTTTTGTACAGCGGGGTCAAGTTGTATTGCTCATGACGCATGCCAGTTTGTGGATCAATAAACTCATCTATCGTAATCCAATCTTCTTTTAATAGCTTTTGAAGAGATTGAATTAATTTCCTGCTCGTCATGGACATGCGTTCCTCAAGCTCAGTTAAGGTCGGGAATCGATTTCCTTCCTGCTGAAAGGATAATAGATGAATCAGTAGCATCATCTCGTCATCAGTCAATGACATACGCTTATACATTTTTAAAAGAAGGTTGGAGACGGATGTTGCACCTTCTTGCAACAATTGCAATATATGGGAGTCCATAACGCATATTCACCTCTGGGTTGGAATAACAAGGGAGTGCGTAAAACGCGCTGTCTAACAATAGGAACACCCTGCTGCCCTCTCGCAACAGGGTGTAGATCGTTCATCGATAAAGGAACTCTCTTATGGATATAGACGATTCAGCATGCGTGGGAATGGAATGGTTTCACGCACGTGATCCAGACCGCAAATCCATGCAATGGTGCGCTCCAGACCCAAACCGAAGCCGGAGTGAGGAACCGTACCATATTTGCGCAGGTCCATATACCAGCGATAAGCCTCTTCCGAAAGCTCATGCTCAGCAAAACGTTTCTCCAAGAGTTCTGGATCATCAATCCGCTGGCTACCCCCGATGATTTCACCGTAGCCCTCCGGCGCGATCATATCCGCGCACAGAACTACTTCCGGACGTTCAGGGTGTGGCTTCATGTAGAAAGCCTTGATTTCAGTAGGATAATGGGTGATGAAAACAGGCTTGTCGAAGTGGTCCGCAATCATCGTCTCATCCGGTGCTCCGAAGTCGTCTCCCCATTTGATCTCGCTACCTTTTTCCTGCAAGAGTTTGATCGCATCATCATAAGAAATGCGAGGGAACGATCCCGTAACATTTTGCAGTTTTGTTGTATCACGCTCCAACGTTTTC
The window above is part of the Brevibacillus antibioticus genome. Proteins encoded here:
- a CDS encoding DnaD domain-containing protein, whose translation is MDSHILQLLQEGATSVSNLLLKMYKRMSLTDDEMMLLIHLLSFQQEGNRFPTLTELEERMSMTSRKLIQSLQKLLKEDWITIDEFIDPQTGMRHEQYNLTPLYKKLYQTWREQQVDPRSMDPFMEVAVSLDAEPVAIYARFEQAFGRPLAPFELENIHMWTEQDGYQEELILTALREAATVGKLHIRYIDRILLEWQKQQITTVEQARLYSLNFRRQANMKDHGQPL